CGTGACGCCGCTTTTTGATCGAAAGAAGGCCACGATGATGAAGGATTTGCCCCGCTGACGCAACCGCGCCCCTCGCCGCCACGCGCCCCTTTCCCCCGCTAAAAACGCAGTGAGGCCGGCGCATGACGCGCCGGCCTCACGGGTAATCCCCTCCCCTTACCCGGGCGCTACCCCCGCTCTACATGCTCCTCGCCAGCCTCCACCGCGGCCAGCGTGCCGCCGGCCACGTTGATGCATTCCTTAAACCCCGCCGCCTCGAAGATCTGGGCAGCCATCGCGCTACGCCCGCCCGAGCGGCAGATCACGGCGATCACCCGCTCATCCTCCGCGGGCAGCTCGCCGGCCCGAATCTCGGAGAGCGGAAAGAGCTCCGCCCCCCGCACATGCACCGCCGCAAACTCATCGCTTTCGCGCACATCGATCAGGCGCAGGTTCTCAGCCTGACGACACTCGACAAACTCCCGAAAACTCAGCTCTTTCATCGTGCTCTCCCTTGTGGCTCAGATCGCAAAAGGTTTCAGGTTCAGGATCGCAGGTTCAGCTTACCCTCGGCAAGCCCCAGGGGATCTCTGGGGATCACCACACCGGTCAGGTCGTAGGCGCCGGCCTGCTGAATCTCCACCTCCACAAACTCCCCGGGCACCGGCATCTCTCCGCCGTAATCAAACGAGAGGTAAACCACCCCGTCAATATCCGGAGCCTGCCCGTAGTGGCGGCCTTCGAGCACCAGCTCGTGCTCCTCGCTCACGCCATCGACGATCACCTCGGTGGTCTGTCCGACCCACTCGGCGTTCTTGCGTTCGCTGATGCCCTGCTGCAGTTCCATCAACGCATCGCGACGCTCAATCTTGACGTGTTCCTCAACCTGATCCTCCATCGCCCCGGCCGCGGTACCTTCTTCCGGGCTGTACACAAACACGCCCACCCGGTCGAACTCCACCTCTTTGACCCAGTCGTAGAGTTCCTGGAACTCGGCGTCGGTCTCCCCGGGGTAACCCGCGATCAGGCTGGTACGCAGCACCAGATCATCGATCCCCCGCAGCCGCTCGATCAGCCGGGCCTGGGCATCGCGCTGGATGTTGCGCTTCATCGACTTGAGGATGCGCCGGTTGATGTGCTGCAGCGGCATGTCCACATAGGGCAGGAGTTTCTCCGAGGTCTGGAAAAACTCCACGAGCTCATCGGTGAAGTTCCACGGGTACATGTAGAGCGGCCGCACCCAGCTGATCTCCTCGGCCTCTTCATCCAGCCGACGCAGCAGGCGCAGCAGGTAATCGCGATTCTCCCGCGGGTTGAGATCGATGCCGTAGCTGGTCATGTCCTGCGCAACCAGAATGATCTCGTTAACCCCGGAACGCCCCAGCTTGCGCGCCTCGGCCACCACGTCGTCGATCGTGCGGCTCTTCTGCGTACCGCGAATCGAGGGGATGATGCAGAAGCTGCACGAGCGCGAGCACCCCTCGGCGATCTTCAAATACGCCGTGCCTCCGCGCACCGTGTTGGTGCGGGCGACCTCGTGGTCCATGATGAAGCTGCCCGGCCGAATGTAGGTCTTCTCCGAGAGACGACCGTGCAGGGCCTCATTGATCGCGGTGAAGGTCTGCGTGCCCAGAATCGCGTCGACTTCGGGAATCTCCCGCTCCAGATCCCCGGAGTAGCGCTGCGAGAGGCACCCGGTGACGACCACCTTGCCCAGCTTGCCGCGCTTTTTCAGGTCGACCATCTCCATGATCGTATCGACCGATTCCTCTTTGGCCGCGTCGATAAAACCGCAGGTGTTGACCACCACGATCTCAGCGTCCTCGACATCGGCGACCATCTCAAAGGCGCCATCGCCCTGAATCATGCCGACCATCACCTCGGAGTCGACCCGGTTCTTGGGACACCCCAACGAGATCATATGTACTTTTTTTACCATCGGTGGCTCTTCTTCTAAGGGTAAGTCTGCCGCTGGCCTCATAGGCCAATCCCCTCGATAAATCAACGCGCTCCCCAGATCTCCTGGCCCACGTGGTCAAAAAAACTCACCTCGACCAGCGTGCGCGCAAACTCCGAGCAGACCCGCGCGCTACCGACCGAGGCCGCCCCCCAGAGCGCGCGCCCCGGGCCCGTGGAGCCGCCGGTGGCCTGCACGATGCGCTGACAATCCCGGCGCGCCTCGCCCGGATCGAACCAGCGCTCGGCCTGCCCCAGAAAAGCCTCCCGGGCCGCCTCCCGGGAAAGCGCCCGGGTCTGGCCCAGCGTGGCCAGAAACACATCTTCCTCACTGCAAAACGCCACCTCTTTGAGCACCGTCACGCACTGCGCCTCGCTCTCGGCGCGCTGCGTCGCCGGCAGAAAGCGCTCCAGCCCCCGCGACTCATCCGCCAACGCCTGCGGCGAGTGGGCCGGAGAGACCACAGGGTAGGCTTCGAGTGTGGCCTCGGCCGATTCCCGCTCCGGCGCACAGCCCAGCAGCGTGGCCCACACCCCCACACTCGCCAGCCATTCCCCTCGCATCACGACTCCTCCAGGGATTCGGGCACAATCTCGTAGCGTTCAATACGCCGGTAGAGCGTGGTCCGATCCATGCCCAAGATCTCGGCCGCCTTCGACTTATTGCCCCTGGTGCGTCCCAGCACGTGGGCGATGTAGCGCGCCTCCAGCTCTTCCATCGAGGGCAGCCCGTCGAGCCCCAGAATCGCCTGCCAGGTCAAGAGGTCCAGATCCGCCGAGGCGCGACCATCGCTGCCCGCCCCCCGCACCCGGGGCGGCAGATCTTCAGGGGTGATCTCTTCCTGCAGGGCCAGCACCACCGCCCGCTCAATGTAGTTGCGAAGCTCCCGCACATTGCCCGGCCAGCCGTACTGCATCAGCGCGCGCCCGGCCTCGGCCGAGAGCCCCCGAATCGCTTTATCGCTACGCCGGGCAAAACGCTCAATGAAATGCTGCGCCAGCAAGAGCACATCCTTGCCCCGATCCCGCAGCGGTGGCAGCGCCATCTCAATGACGTTGAATCGAAAGTAGAGATCTTCGCGAAACTCCCCGCCCTTGACCCGCTCCTCCAGGTTGCGGTGGGTCGCGGCCACCAGGCGCACATCCACCTCCACCTCCTGGCTCCCGCCCACCGGGCGCACCTTGCGCTCCTCCAGCACGCGCAACAACTTCGGCTGCAACGAGAGCGGCAGATCCCCCACCTCATCTAAGAAGAGCGTCCCGCCGTGGGCCCGCACAAAGAGCCCGTCTTTATCCTCACGGGCATCGGTAAACGCCCCTTTCACGTGACCAAAGAGCTCGCTCTCCAGCAGCGAATCGGGCAGCGCCGCGCAGTTCACCGCCACAAAAGGCCGCTCGCTGCGCTCGCTCCGCTGGTGCAGAGCCCCGGCCACCAGCTCCTTGCCGGTGCCACTCTCCCCGGTGATCAGCACCGAGGCCGGCGAACGCGCCACCCGGTCGATCATCCCGAAGAGCTCCCGCATCGGCGCGCTCTCGCCAATCATCGCCTGATCGCCACCGCGCTCCCCGTCGACCTGCTCGCGCAGACGCTTGACCTCGTCGCGCAGCTCCCGGTGCTCCAACGCGCGATTCAACGCGATGGTCAGCGCCTCAATGTCCACCGGCTTGGTCAAAAAGTCGTAGGCCCCGGCGCGAATCGCCGCCACCGCCGTCTCCAACGTGCCAAACGCCGTGATCACAATCACCGGCAGGTTCGGCCGGTGATCCACCAGCCGACGGCAGAACTCGATGCCGTTGACCCCGGGCATGTTCAGGTCGGTGAGCACCACCTGGGCATCTTCCACCTCCAGCCCGCCAAAGGCCTCTTCGGCGCTGGTGTAAAAACGTGCCCGATAGCCGCGCTTGTTCAGGCGCTCCATCAACACCTGAGCCATGTTGGCATCATCATCCACGATCACTACGTCTCGTTGACTCATTCGCGCTCCTCAATCGGCAGATACACCCCAAAGGTGCTCCCCTGCCCCTCGATGCTTGTGACCTCAATCCAGCCGCCGTGCTCCCGCACGATCCCGTACGATACCGACAACCCCAGCCCGCTGCCCTCACCCACGGCCTTGGTCGTGAAAAAGGGCTCAAAAATCTGCTCCAACGCCTCCGGGCTCATCCCCACCCCGTCGTCACTGACCTCCACCCGCACAAAATCGCGCTCCGGGGCATCCTCCAACTCCGGGTGACGACGGCGCACCGCGCCCAGATCCACCCTCACCTCTCCGCCGCCCTGCCCCCGGCAGGCGTGCAGCGCGTTGACCAGCAGGTTGGTCAACACCTGCGTGAGCTGATCGGCGTCCACATCGCTGGCAAACGCCTGCGCCTCAGCCTGCAACGCCATCTGCACCTGCGCCTTCTCGGCCAGCGGCCGGATCAACTCGATGGCCTGCTCCACCACCGGCCCCACCTCCAGCCGGGTCTTGCTCAGGTGACGCACCCGGGCAAAATCCATCAGCTGACGAATGATCCGGGTGATGCGCTCGGTCTGCTCGCTGATGATCCGCGCGTTGCGCGTGACCTCATCGCCCTCCACCTCCCCGTCTTCAATCATCGCCGAACGCATCGAAATCACGTTGAGCGGCGTGCCCAGCTCATGGGCCAGCCCCGCCGCCAGCGTCCCCACGGTCTTAAGGCGATCCACGTGGCGCAGCTGCTGCAACGCCGCGATCCGCGCCGCCGTCTCATCTTCAAGCTTCTCGCTGGCCTCAGCCAGCTGCCCGCTCATCAGGTTCATCTCCCGGGCCAGCACGCTGAGTTCGCCATGCCCCTCCAACACCAGCGGGCTCTTCAGATCCCCCTGACCAATGGCCCGAGCCCGCGCCACCAGCCTATCGACCGGCCGGGCGATAAAGAGCAGCCCGGTCACCGTGGCCAGCCCCGCGGCCATCAGGAGCATCAAGAGCGTCGTCCACATAATCCGCCACTTCGAGGCGCGCACATAGGCCTGCTCCCGCTCAAAGGACTCCGAGAGCTCTACCGCCCCGATCCGCCCCCCCTCCACCACCACCGGCACATAGGTGTAGAGACGCCCGGCCTCGACCTGATCGCGATCGATCCAGCTCACCGCGCGGCCCTGCTCTAAAAGTCCGTTGAGCTCCAGGGGCGCCTCCGGCCGCAATCGCTCCAGCGTCCCCCGCTGCGCCCAGACCCAGCGCACCCGCAATCGCTCGCTGGCCTGGTTGGAGCGCTCCACCAGCTCCAACGCGAAATCCTCCCCGAACTCCTCGCGCGCATACCCCACCATCACCGCCAGAGGTTGCCCCAGCGCATAATGGTCCCGCCGCATCTGTGCCTCAAAGAGCCCCGACTCCCGGTCGATCCGAGAGTAGCCCTGCCAGGCCATGATCAGACAGATCCCGCCGATGAAGAGCAGCGTGATCTTAAAAGTAAGACGCATTCCGTCCTCGAAAGCGCGCGTCCCGAACCGGGCCATTCTCCCCCACGCCCCCTTCCGGCGCAAACGCCCTCGTCACCTCCCCTTAGAAAGTGTGGCATTTTGATACATGTGGCCCATCTCCACGCTCTTTTCGCCCGCTCGGCACCACTCCGAAACTCGCCGCCCCCGCGGCCTCGACACAAAAAACCCTTAC
This is a stretch of genomic DNA from Lujinxingia litoralis. It encodes these proteins:
- a CDS encoding rhodanese-like domain-containing protein → MKELSFREFVECRQAENLRLIDVRESDEFAAVHVRGAELFPLSEIRAGELPAEDERVIAVICRSGGRSAMAAQIFEAAGFKECINVAGGTLAAVEAGEEHVERG
- the rimO gene encoding 30S ribosomal protein S12 methylthiotransferase RimO — translated: MVKKVHMISLGCPKNRVDSEVMVGMIQGDGAFEMVADVEDAEIVVVNTCGFIDAAKEESVDTIMEMVDLKKRGKLGKVVVTGCLSQRYSGDLEREIPEVDAILGTQTFTAINEALHGRLSEKTYIRPGSFIMDHEVARTNTVRGGTAYLKIAEGCSRSCSFCIIPSIRGTQKSRTIDDVVAEARKLGRSGVNEIILVAQDMTSYGIDLNPRENRDYLLRLLRRLDEEAEEISWVRPLYMYPWNFTDELVEFFQTSEKLLPYVDMPLQHINRRILKSMKRNIQRDAQARLIERLRGIDDLVLRTSLIAGYPGETDAEFQELYDWVKEVEFDRVGVFVYSPEEGTAAGAMEDQVEEHVKIERRDALMELQQGISERKNAEWVGQTTEVIVDGVSEEHELVLEGRHYGQAPDIDGVVYLSFDYGGEMPVPGEFVEVEIQQAGAYDLTGVVIPRDPLGLAEGKLNLRS
- a CDS encoding sigma-54-dependent transcriptional regulator, with the translated sequence MSQRDVVIVDDDANMAQVLMERLNKRGYRARFYTSAEEAFGGLEVEDAQVVLTDLNMPGVNGIEFCRRLVDHRPNLPVIVITAFGTLETAVAAIRAGAYDFLTKPVDIEALTIALNRALEHRELRDEVKRLREQVDGERGGDQAMIGESAPMRELFGMIDRVARSPASVLITGESGTGKELVAGALHQRSERSERPFVAVNCAALPDSLLESELFGHVKGAFTDAREDKDGLFVRAHGGTLFLDEVGDLPLSLQPKLLRVLEERKVRPVGGSQEVEVDVRLVAATHRNLEERVKGGEFREDLYFRFNVIEMALPPLRDRGKDVLLLAQHFIERFARRSDKAIRGLSAEAGRALMQYGWPGNVRELRNYIERAVVLALQEEITPEDLPPRVRGAGSDGRASADLDLLTWQAILGLDGLPSMEELEARYIAHVLGRTRGNKSKAAEILGMDRTTLYRRIERYEIVPESLEES
- a CDS encoding sensor histidine kinase; this encodes MRLTFKITLLFIGGICLIMAWQGYSRIDRESGLFEAQMRRDHYALGQPLAVMVGYAREEFGEDFALELVERSNQASERLRVRWVWAQRGTLERLRPEAPLELNGLLEQGRAVSWIDRDQVEAGRLYTYVPVVVEGGRIGAVELSESFEREQAYVRASKWRIMWTTLLMLLMAAGLATVTGLLFIARPVDRLVARARAIGQGDLKSPLVLEGHGELSVLAREMNLMSGQLAEASEKLEDETAARIAALQQLRHVDRLKTVGTLAAGLAHELGTPLNVISMRSAMIEDGEVEGDEVTRNARIISEQTERITRIIRQLMDFARVRHLSKTRLEVGPVVEQAIELIRPLAEKAQVQMALQAEAQAFASDVDADQLTQVLTNLLVNALHACRGQGGGEVRVDLGAVRRRHPELEDAPERDFVRVEVSDDGVGMSPEALEQIFEPFFTTKAVGEGSGLGLSVSYGIVREHGGWIEVTSIEGQGSTFGVYLPIEERE